The nucleotide sequence ATTCTGTAGTCACAAAAGCCCAATCAGTTTGAACTACCAACTCCTTGGCCCGGTCCACAATATCAGAGTAGAATGTTTCCGGATCCTCTTCTTCTGCTTCTTCCCCGGCATTTTCTTCCTCAGAGCTTGCTTTTACTTCCTCATTTTCTTCAGCAACTTCATTCTCTGCTGAGACTTCGGTTTGCTCCGTCTCCTCTTTTTCATTCTCAGACGGAGTTTCTTCTGCAACCGTTTCTGAATCTTCTGTCGTGGTTTCTGCTTCTTTTTCCGGCTCTTGGTCAACTACTTCATCTTCATCAGCCGACTCTTCGACAGACTCAGGCTCTTTATCAGAAGCCTCTTCTTCAGTTGAAGCAGACTCAGCTGCCTCAGTATCAACCTCTTCAGATGTGGTTTTAAGTTCTTCTTCCGTAGTTTCTTGTTCTTCAGTATCGATATTTTTTTGCTCCAGGTTCTCCACAGTAACCTTCCTTTCCTCGTAGTTCTTTATGATTAACGGCTCGAAGCCTTCTTTTATAGATTAGTTAAGATAATATATCTCCCCAATCTTTGGCAATCGAAAGCAAAAGAATAGCAAAACGTTTTAGATCAATTAGATAAGTGTGCGCTTCCGGCTGATAAAGCTGAGTCCATAGTATAAATTTGGCCGTTTAGCAGGGTGAAAAATTTAAAAGCTGTCAATTTTTTTGATAAAACTGACGGCTGAAAGCTAAACATCAATCCGATTCATCCTGGATGTAGTGAACATCTCGTTGCGGAAATGGGATTTCTATTCCTTCTTTGTCCAATTCCTCTTTTATCTTTTCAAGATTATCCCAGAAGTAGCCCCAGTAATCTTCTGTTTTTGTCCAGGCCCGAGCGGATAAGTCCAGAGAACTGTCTCCCAGATTTGTGAGCACTACAATGGGTTCCGGATCTGCTTGAGTGCGTTCGTCACCGTTAAGTACCCGAAGTATAATCTCACGAGCCTTTTTCATATCAGAGGTATATCCGATTCCTACCGGAAATACCGCCCGTCGGGTTTCTTTAGCCGAGTAATTGATAACCGGTGAATTCGCCAATTGCCCATTGGGAATTACAATCACCTGATTGTCAGGAGTGTTTAAAACCGTATGCAGGATATCGATTCGTTCTACCGTTCCTGACTCACTTCCCCGCTCAATAAAATCACCTACTTTAAACGGCTTGAAAAATAGAATGAGCACACCGCCTGCAAAATTTGCAAGGCTTCCCTGAAGCGCTAAACCCACAGCCAAACCGGCAGCACCCAATACGGCAATGAAGGAGGTCATTTCAATACCCAGCATTCCGAGGGCAGAAATGTAAACCATCACTTTCAGTAAAATGGAAACCAGGCTTTTCAAAAAGCTCTTCAGGGCCGTGTCCACATTACTTTTATCCAGCCCCTTGCCTACTCCTTTTACAATAAACTTCACGATCCAAAGGCCAATGACCAACGTTGCTATAGCGGCTAGCAACTTTGGGCCGAAGGTGGTCACAATCCCCATTAATTCATCCGGACTTATGCTAAAATCTTCCATGTACCTGTATCTCCAACTGGTTAGTTCAGTTTCTGTTTAATTAATATCACTTATATTCAATTGATTTACCACCCATAAAAAAAAGGAAGGGCAATACCCTTCCTTTTGCATTTTATGCTTAATAAATCAAAGTTCGGCTATTTCTTTTTTGATCTCGTCTTTGGTCTTGCCGATTTTTTTCTGAAGCCGGCCAAGCAACTCATCTTCTTTACCTTCGGTGAAGGCAAGATCATCATCTGTCAACTCTGAATATTTTTGTTTGAGTTTCCCTTTCGTCTCGTTCCATGTTCCTTTAAGGGTTAAATCATTCATAATGTCTCTCTTTTTTTTGTGATTAATAAAAAATCAATGTCTTCGCGAGGAGCATCAATGCCTGCAT is from Gracilimonas sp. and encodes:
- a CDS encoding mechanosensitive ion channel domain-containing protein, which codes for MEDFSISPDELMGIVTTFGPKLLAAIATLVIGLWIVKFIVKGVGKGLDKSNVDTALKSFLKSLVSILLKVMVYISALGMLGIEMTSFIAVLGAAGLAVGLALQGSLANFAGGVLILFFKPFKVGDFIERGSESGTVERIDILHTVLNTPDNQVIVIPNGQLANSPVINYSAKETRRAVFPVGIGYTSDMKKAREIILRVLNGDERTQADPEPIVVLTNLGDSSLDLSARAWTKTEDYWGYFWDNLEKIKEELDKEGIEIPFPQRDVHYIQDESD
- a CDS encoding CsbD family protein: MNDLTLKGTWNETKGKLKQKYSELTDDDLAFTEGKEDELLGRLQKKIGKTKDEIKKEIAEL